The proteins below are encoded in one region of Rhizobium sp. 9140:
- a CDS encoding FAD/NAD(P)-binding protein, producing MLLHYDVAVVGSGFSAIAVSVHLLRSLPPSATIAVVGDDPAFGRGTAYRTEFHLHRLNVPAGRMSLFPDEPDHFLNWLERQGRGISRDEFASRGDYGLYLRDTLASLLRDRHARPKLDFIRAKATGCVRSQEDGLLFQLADGESLHARAVALCLGVGTADLPLREERIADAARRRLVRNPWRLKWLSKVKPDDTICILGSGLTMIDQVLTLRGRGHRGVIHVLSRRGLVPHAHARHHGTAVLPYLPEDPLTISGILKALRAQVRAGAEWRSVMDGLRPRTQALWQRLSPPERSRFLRHALAWWNIHRHRVAPTVFEQFDALRRDGSVKVHAGFLRDIGIDGNRPCLCYRPRGLQDVVSLPVDWVVNCTGMERAGIGHSPLLVEMSDQGIIIPDRLGLGLQVDEMSRAIGAEGVARRGLFAVGALTAGQFWEITAVPDIRVQAQTVAGAIIADIALVKAHAARRNANVLPMSEVETSPIR from the coding sequence ATGCTCTTGCATTATGATGTTGCGGTCGTCGGCTCGGGGTTTTCGGCCATCGCGGTCAGCGTTCACCTGTTGCGGTCGCTGCCGCCGTCGGCCACCATCGCGGTTGTCGGTGACGATCCGGCCTTTGGCCGGGGCACCGCCTACCGCACCGAGTTCCATCTTCACCGGTTGAACGTGCCCGCGGGGCGCATGAGCCTGTTCCCGGACGAGCCGGATCATTTTCTCAATTGGCTGGAGCGGCAGGGGCGCGGTATCTCACGCGACGAGTTTGCCTCGCGGGGCGACTATGGGCTCTATCTCCGCGATACGCTCGCCTCTCTGCTGAGGGATCGCCATGCGCGCCCCAAACTCGATTTCATCCGGGCAAAAGCGACCGGATGCGTCCGCTCGCAGGAAGACGGGCTGCTGTTTCAACTGGCGGATGGCGAGAGCCTGCATGCGCGTGCCGTGGCCCTGTGTCTTGGTGTCGGCACGGCGGATCTGCCGCTTCGGGAAGAGCGGATCGCAGACGCTGCGCGCCGGCGGCTGGTGCGCAATCCGTGGCGGCTGAAGTGGCTTTCGAAGGTGAAGCCGGACGACACCATCTGTATCCTCGGCTCCGGCCTGACGATGATCGACCAAGTGCTGACGCTGCGGGGACGGGGGCATCGTGGCGTGATCCACGTTCTCTCGCGGCGCGGGCTGGTGCCGCATGCTCATGCCCGGCATCATGGCACGGCCGTGCTGCCGTACCTTCCCGAAGATCCTCTGACGATCAGCGGTATTCTGAAGGCGCTGCGCGCCCAGGTCCGTGCTGGTGCGGAATGGCGGTCGGTGATGGATGGCCTGCGACCGCGAACGCAGGCTCTGTGGCAGCGGCTTTCCCCGCCCGAGCGGTCCCGCTTCCTGCGGCATGCTCTTGCCTGGTGGAACATCCACCGCCACCGTGTCGCGCCGACCGTGTTCGAGCAGTTCGATGCGCTGCGTCGCGATGGGTCCGTGAAGGTTCATGCCGGGTTTTTGCGCGATATCGGCATCGACGGAAACCGGCCCTGCCTTTGCTACCGGCCACGCGGTTTGCAGGATGTCGTGTCCTTGCCCGTCGACTGGGTGGTCAACTGCACCGGTATGGAGCGCGCCGGCATCGGGCATTCGCCCCTGCTGGTTGAAATGTCGGATCAGGGGATCATCATTCCCGACCGGTTGGGCCTCGGCTTGCAGGTCGATGAGATGTCGCGCGCCATCGGCGCCGAGGGCGTGGCTCGCCGGGGTCTCTTTGCCGTGGGTGCGTTGACGGCCGGACAGTTCTGGGAGATCACGGCGGTGCCGGATATCCGCGTCCAGGCACAGACGGTTGCCGGCGCCATCATCGCGGATATTGCGCTGGTCAAAGCTCACGCCGCGCGGCGGAATGCGAACGTTCTTCCCATGTCCGAGGTGGAGACCAGCCCCATCCGGTAG
- the ssuD gene encoding FMNH2-dependent alkanesulfonate monooxygenase, which produces MTSAPEKINVLWFLPTHGDSRYLGTTIGGRNVDLAYLKQVAQAADSLGYYGVLIPTGKSCEDSWVVASALAPLTEKLKYLIAVRPGLLSPTLAARMTATLDRISEGRVLINVVTGGDPIENKGDGIHYAHAERYEVTEEFLHIYKALLQGETVNHKGKHFDIQDGRVLFPSYQTPHPPLYFGGSSGIGQEVAARTIDKYLTWGEPPEDVAKKIAEVRALADSEGREVTFGIRLHVIVRETAEAAWRAADELIQYLDDDTIAAAQKVFERMDSVGQSRMSRLHGGRRDKLEVSPNLWAGVGLVRGGAGTALVGDPDQVKARMEEYREIGIDTFIMSGYPHLEEAYRFGELVLPNLPLAHPVRTREKSINTGPFGETIAGDHRPTLKVSQS; this is translated from the coding sequence ATGACTTCCGCCCCTGAAAAAATCAACGTCCTCTGGTTCCTGCCGACCCATGGCGACAGCCGCTATCTCGGCACCACCATCGGTGGCCGCAATGTCGATCTGGCCTATCTCAAGCAGGTTGCGCAGGCAGCCGATTCGCTCGGCTATTACGGCGTGCTCATCCCCACCGGCAAGAGTTGCGAAGACAGCTGGGTCGTCGCGTCGGCGCTCGCACCCCTCACGGAAAAGCTGAAATATCTGATCGCCGTTCGTCCCGGCCTGTTGTCGCCGACGCTAGCCGCCCGGATGACGGCGACGCTCGACCGCATTTCAGAAGGCCGCGTGCTCATCAACGTCGTGACCGGTGGCGATCCGATCGAGAACAAGGGCGACGGCATTCACTATGCCCACGCCGAGCGTTACGAGGTGACGGAGGAGTTCCTCCACATCTACAAGGCGCTGCTTCAGGGCGAGACGGTCAACCACAAGGGCAAGCACTTCGATATTCAGGATGGGCGCGTGCTGTTCCCGTCCTACCAGACGCCGCATCCGCCGCTGTACTTCGGCGGCTCCTCCGGTATCGGGCAGGAAGTTGCGGCCCGCACCATCGATAAGTATCTGACCTGGGGTGAACCGCCGGAGGACGTGGCAAAGAAGATCGCCGAGGTTCGGGCGCTGGCCGACAGCGAAGGCCGCGAGGTCACCTTCGGTATCCGCCTGCATGTCATCGTGCGTGAGACGGCGGAAGCGGCCTGGCGGGCGGCCGACGAACTCATCCAGTATCTCGATGACGATACGATCGCGGCGGCCCAGAAGGTATTCGAGCGCATGGACTCGGTGGGCCAGAGCCGCATGAGCCGCCTGCATGGCGGCCGTCGCGACAAGCTGGAGGTGAGCCCCAATCTCTGGGCGGGTGTCGGCCTCGTGCGCGGTGGCGCCGGCACGGCACTGGTGGGCGATCCCGACCAGGTGAAGGCGCGGATGGAGGAGTATCGCGAGATCGGCATCGATACGTTCATCATGTCGGGCTATCCACATCTCGAGGAGGCCTACCGTTTCGGCGAGCTGGTCCTACCGAACCTGCCGCTGGCACATCCCGTCAGGACGCGCGAAAAGTCGATCAATACCGGGCCGTTCGGCGAGACGATCGCAGGCGACCATCGCCCGACGCTGAAGGTCAGCCAGTCCTGA
- a CDS encoding ABC transporter ATP-binding protein encodes MLSLTGLGKTYAAGMQALAGFTLDARPGEIVAVIGGSGCGKSTLLRLIGGLDTPTTGTVSINGETVKQPHPLINLIFQEPRLLPWLSVGDNVGFGLAHLSRAEQASRIHEALCRVSLEAYGDRLPKALSGGQAQRVAIARALVTRPEVLLLDEPFSALDALTRETLQQHLLDIWSETQATMILVTLDIDEAVSLAHRVIVMKPWPGRILDEIVIARPHQRGGADFDRARVAVRAALDQSLSASAPAEIRKVWTQHPSVLETSS; translated from the coding sequence ATGCTCTCGCTGACAGGACTGGGCAAGACCTATGCAGCTGGCATGCAGGCGCTCGCCGGCTTTACACTGGACGCACGGCCGGGCGAGATCGTGGCTGTCATCGGGGGTTCCGGCTGCGGCAAGAGCACGCTTCTGCGGCTGATCGGCGGGCTCGACACGCCGACCACGGGCACCGTCAGCATCAATGGCGAAACGGTGAAGCAGCCGCATCCGCTGATCAACCTCATCTTTCAGGAGCCGCGCCTTCTGCCCTGGCTCAGCGTTGGGGACAATGTCGGCTTCGGGCTTGCGCATCTGTCACGGGCGGAGCAGGCATCGCGGATCCACGAGGCGCTCTGTCGTGTGAGCCTGGAGGCCTATGGCGACCGGCTGCCCAAGGCGCTCTCCGGCGGGCAGGCGCAGCGCGTCGCCATTGCCCGCGCGCTGGTGACCCGGCCGGAGGTTCTACTGCTCGACGAGCCGTTCTCCGCGCTCGACGCCTTGACGCGCGAGACGCTTCAGCAACATCTCCTCGATATCTGGTCGGAGACGCAGGCGACGATGATCCTCGTGACGCTCGATATCGACGAGGCCGTTTCGCTCGCCCACCGCGTCATCGTCATGAAGCCGTGGCCCGGCCGCATTCTCGACGAGATCGTCATCGCGCGACCGCACCAGCGCGGCGGTGCCGATTTCGATCGTGCGAGGGTCGCCGTCCGCGCCGCGCTCGATCAATCCCTTTCCGCCTCCGCCCCTGCTGAAATCCGCAAGGTCTGGACACAGCATCCTTCCGTTCTGGAGACATCGTCATGA